The genome window TGGTTTTAAATCCAGAGATATACCATTTGAAAAgttatgctatttaaaaaaatactaataagttgtttttttgtgtgtgaattaaATATGAAACTTGAGAGGCTTCCATTTCAGTGAGAGAAACCGCATAGCAGATTCCTTTTCCCTGTTTGACGCCTCTTCAATAATGTAATCTCATATTTTATGTATCTTAGCCATGTCTACAGTATGGCCCcaaatgtacaataaaatttCAAACCAATGCTTAATGAGAATTTGGTAATTTGATGCATTTCATAAGTATTTatgcttgtttccttttttcataaGTGttatgtttgtttcctttttttttttttttttttgagacagcgtctcactttgttgcccaggctggagtgcagtggcgtgatctcagttcactgcaacctctgccttccgagttaaagcgattctcattcctcagcctcctgaatagctgggattataggcgtcccccatcatgcctggctaatttttgtgtgtttagtggagatggggtttctccatgttggccaggccactcttgaactcctgatctcaagtgatccgtccacttcagcctcccaaagtgttgggattacaggtgtgagccactgtgcctggctgtttatttgttttctttataagaaGATAGATTCTGAGTATAATATCCTTgggcttctttttctcttctaagtGAAGATTTCAAGTGTGGTACAGAACAAATTGCAAGTTGATTCAGAAAGTGAGCAGATATTATGAATGGGTAGTAAATCCACAGAATGGTTAAAGAGAGTGGAAACTATGCAAAGGAGGTTTTTTCTAACCAAGGAGGGCATACTTAAATGACCAATTTAGCATCTTTACATTGTTTCCCCGTTTCTTTAGGGAAGTTTCCCTTTTAGCTTTTGGGACGCTGTTGGCAGGCTTTGGAGCCCACTCTCCTATTTGCTTTATCTGAAGGACCTTGCAGCTTTGCACTGTCAAACATGACCTGTGGCCTGTGCTGACTCTTGGTGTCTCAGGCTTCTCTTATCATTGGTGAAACTGGCATATTGTCACATCTTTCTGAAGAGCCGCCCCACTcacctccccctttttttttgtggctgcccAAGGAGATTGGAGAGTAGCGTTCTGCCAGGCACACACCCGCCCAGGCAATGTTTTCTTCAGGAACATGGAAAAGCCTCTTTTGGGGAAAGGTGTAAGGAGACAAACCGATTGCCACTTCCGAGTTGGAAAAATTGGACCCCTTTGTGCTCTTATCTTCATCCACTTCCAACTTTACTGATTTTACCGCTGTTGGATTCCAGGGGAGgtaaaaaggagaggagaaaatgatTGATTTGAGTGCTGGTGGCAATGAACGAGTGGCAATAGATGGGTCTCATGACAGGGCTTTTGTAAGGGCCTTGGTCCATGGCTGGAAATAAGATATTGTCAAACTCAGCACCACAAAATGCACATAGTGCCTATTTAACCACATAACCACCCAGGAGTAGTACACACACAACATGTGCCtcttaataattcatttattcattcagcaaataattaTAGAGGCTACCATGTGCTGGGCAGTGTTTTAAGCACAGGATTATAGTCATGAACAAAACAGCTCCAAATCCCTGCCCTTTGGAAGCTTACATGCTAATGGAGCCTACTTTCTAAATTCTCTACATCCTTATGATAGAGTAAAACTATTAGATCACTTCCTAaatgtcttacaaaaaaaaattttttaactaaaaaaattaatataagtatCTGCCTGGGTACCAGGCTGAAAGACtctgaatttaaatattaaatgtgaaggctgggcacagtggctcacacctgtcatcccaacactttgggaggccgaggtgggtggatcacttgtggtcaggagtttgagaccagcctggccaaaatggtgaaaccccatctctactaaaaataaaaaaattagctgggtgtggtgtgagcgcctatagtcacagctactcgggaggctgaggcaggaggatcacttgagcccaggggccaGAGGTttcagttagccaagatcacgccactgcactccagcttgggtgacagagaagaccctatctcaaaaaacaaaagcaaatactaaatgtgaaaaacaaacaaacaaacaaacaaaaaaaacttcaaacaaaGAGCTAGAAAGTACATCCTACTAGGgaagcaaattttaaaacataccaccatTGTAGGACTATTGAAGATGAGACATATTCAGGGAAACTTCATAATCCATATTTTCTTAAGATTCTGTATTGATTATCTATAAAGTATTAGACACCTTGTGTTAGAAACCACATATATTTTTCACTCACAATCTTTCGCATTAGAAAGGACCAGTGCGCAAGCCCGTGGAGTAATCTACTGATTTTTCTGTCTACCTCTACAAAAGCTACAACTCATCTCCCCAGTGTGCTCCACTGGGAGTGACTGCTCGAGTCCATTTAGTGCCCTCCAGGTTCCTCTTACCCACTCATGGTGTTTCCCTGGAAAAGTTTCCTAGGTGATTTTTCTAACTCCACTCTCTCCCAGTTCCCGTCTTTCCTACACATTGCATCAAAGTGAACCTTCCAAAGAGTCACTGTCCTCTTATTGCT of Macaca fascicularis isolate 582-1 chromosome 8, T2T-MFA8v1.1 contains these proteins:
- the DLC1 gene encoding rho GTPase-activating protein 7 isoform X6; the encoded protein is MGDPKAHVMARPLRAPLRRSFSDHIRDSTARALDVIWKNTRDRRLAAVKSVKLEVDEDKSTKGSNFSNSEVAIGLSPYTFPQKRLFHVPEENIAWAGVCLAERYSPISLGSHKKKGGGEWGGSSERCDNMPVSPMIREA